A region from the Thermanaeromonas toyohensis ToBE genome encodes:
- a CDS encoding YeiH family protein: protein MSTKPLTAQGNSQSLGLVPGLVLTFVLALVAKQLASLPYLNLLGSMVLAILVGMAWRHFMEVPETAFPGITFASKNMLRYGIILLGLRLNIPQILASGPQVLLLDLGIVFTALTFIPLLAKKAGLPGNYGSLIAIGTGICGASAIAATAPVIKAHEEEVAISVGIISLAGTFMALAYALLYPVLHFSSSQFGLFSGSTLQELGHVIAAAQAGGPDSLDLAILVKLGRVALLVPVVLLLGIYYNLRGNKTTPSCQKLPFPWFILGFLALSMFNTWHILPPVLVSSLIQLGVFLLTMGMVGLGLNVNLDMVRRVGSKGLSVGFLGSLFLTLYGYLVITWLQF from the coding sequence ATGAGCACCAAACCCCTTACGGCCCAAGGCAACAGCCAGAGCCTGGGGCTGGTGCCCGGATTGGTATTAACCTTTGTTTTGGCCCTGGTAGCCAAACAACTGGCTAGCCTACCCTACCTTAACCTTTTAGGGAGTATGGTCCTCGCTATCCTAGTGGGAATGGCCTGGCGTCACTTCATGGAAGTTCCTGAAACAGCCTTCCCAGGTATCACTTTTGCTAGTAAAAATATGCTCCGTTATGGTATCATCCTTCTGGGCTTGCGCCTTAATATACCTCAAATCCTTGCTTCCGGACCCCAGGTCCTACTCCTAGATCTAGGGATTGTATTTACTGCCCTCACCTTTATCCCCTTATTAGCTAAAAAAGCAGGATTGCCGGGTAATTACGGTTCCCTTATCGCCATAGGTACAGGTATATGTGGGGCCTCGGCCATTGCTGCTACCGCTCCAGTCATTAAAGCCCATGAAGAAGAAGTAGCTATATCTGTAGGTATTATTTCCTTAGCAGGTACTTTCATGGCCTTAGCGTATGCTTTGCTTTACCCCGTACTTCACTTCTCATCTAGTCAATTCGGGCTTTTTTCTGGTAGTACCCTCCAGGAGTTAGGTCATGTTATAGCTGCCGCGCAAGCGGGAGGTCCAGATAGTCTAGACCTAGCCATCCTAGTCAAACTGGGTAGAGTGGCCCTCTTAGTACCTGTAGTCCTCCTGCTGGGGATATACTATAACCTTCGAGGCAATAAAACCACACCTAGTTGTCAGAAGCTCCCCTTTCCATGGTTTATCCTGGGATTTTTAGCCTTAAGTATGTTTAACACCTGGCACATATTACCTCCTGTCCTAGTAAGCTCCCTTATCCAGTTAGGGGTATTCTTGCTTACTATGGGTATGGTTGGATTGGGCCTTAACGTAAACTTAGATATGGTTAGACGGGTAGGAAGTAAAGGCTTAAGTGTAGGGTTCCTGGGCTCCCTGTTCCTTACCCTGTATGGCTACTTGGTCATAACCTGGTTACAGTTTTAA
- a CDS encoding selenium metabolism-associated LysR family transcriptional regulator, with protein sequence MLDTQLLVFKTVAEQKSFSGAARVLHMTQPAISIHIQNLEDYFGTRLLDRNNRHVSLTEAGRVLYHYAVELSRLYDEARKAVAEVTGKVKGKLVIGATLTIGEYLLPRIAGYFKQRYPEVDITLEIANTQEIVRRVLGHELDLGLVEGRVEHPDLIQQDIYQDELVVIVPPQHPWAERKEITLEDLRREPVILREKGSGTRQVAEEGLKKAGLDLCALKIAMELGSTQAIKEAVEAGLGVAIISRLAIKKESRNNLLREVRLQGVDFKRSLRVAYSRHKFRSPSAEAFLRLLLSKEAFSLLD encoded by the coding sequence GTGCTAGATACCCAGTTGCTAGTATTTAAGACGGTAGCTGAGCAGAAAAGTTTTTCTGGAGCAGCCAGAGTACTCCATATGACTCAACCGGCCATAAGCATCCATATCCAGAATTTGGAAGATTATTTCGGCACCCGCCTTCTGGATCGGAATAATAGACATGTATCCCTGACTGAGGCTGGCCGGGTTCTTTATCATTACGCAGTGGAACTAAGCCGGCTTTATGATGAAGCCCGCAAAGCGGTGGCCGAGGTAACCGGCAAAGTAAAAGGTAAACTCGTAATCGGGGCCACTTTGACCATAGGTGAATATCTTTTACCCCGTATTGCCGGTTATTTTAAACAAAGATACCCGGAAGTTGATATAACCCTAGAGATTGCTAACACCCAGGAGATTGTCCGCCGGGTCCTAGGCCACGAGTTAGATTTAGGTCTTGTGGAGGGTCGTGTAGAACATCCTGACCTTATCCAACAGGACATCTACCAGGACGAACTAGTGGTTATTGTTCCGCCCCAGCACCCCTGGGCCGAACGAAAAGAGATTACTTTAGAGGATTTAAGGAGAGAGCCGGTGATCCTTCGGGAAAAAGGGTCTGGGACGCGCCAAGTGGCAGAAGAAGGACTAAAAAAGGCAGGATTAGATCTATGCGCTTTAAAAATAGCTATGGAACTAGGTAGCACTCAAGCCATTAAGGAGGCTGTAGAGGCTGGTCTGGGAGTGGCTATTATCTCGCGGCTGGCTATAAAAAAAGAAAGCAGGAATAACCTGCTCCGGGAAGTTAGACTACAAGGAGTGGACTTTAAACGCTCTTTACGTGTGGCTTATAGCCGACACAAATTCCGTAGCCCGTCAGCGGAAGCCTTTCTGAGATTATTGCTGTCTAAAGAGGCCTTCTCTCTTCTGGATTAA